From a region of the Triticum aestivum cultivar Chinese Spring unplaced genomic scaffold, IWGSC CS RefSeq v2.1 scaffold58534, whole genome shotgun sequence genome:
- the LOC123172337 gene encoding uncharacterized protein yields the protein IDFIDLSDHDITDLSSSDDETVQEDHIATQHRAASLDRQTMHVMDGEGIQDVQAAFVAASEGRQDVQALFAAASEGRQAAGDCGHALEITTSSLVTEKEPLVAASEGSQDVQAVLVAAREGSQDVQAAFVAASEGSQDVKVVLVVATEGSQEAANSGNGLEATALSLVTEKAPLDMAESHNCPRSPTSAPFPSPTSTVLKAPTFEGGDAKLVRGKVKRPRKNYHTGTPRTSPRFELKPECRNGPLEELPAEALTSEGGDAELVREKMQHPGKDYHSGTPGTSPRFEPKRECHNGPVKELPAEALTSEGGNAKLLRGKVKHPRMNYHTSTPRISPRFVPKLECHNRPVEELPAKALTSEGGNEELVRGKLKHPRKNYPAGTPRTSPRFEPKRECHNGSVEEMPAKVLTSEGGDAELVRGEVKLSRKNYHTGTPRTSPRFATKRGCRNGSVEELPAEVLTSDGADAELVREKVKHARKDYHTGTPRTSPRFQLKRERHKGPVEELAADHMRFRTLEELIASPDNAESAKTPSTDSLN from the exons ATAGATTTCATAGATCTGAGTGATCATGATATTACTGACTTGAGCAGCAGCGATGACGAGACTGTTCAGGAGGATCATATTGCAACTCAGCACCGGGCGGCGTCGCTTGATAGGCAGACTATGCATGTCATGGATGGTGAAGGAATCCAAGATGTGCAGGCTGCGTTTGTTGCAGCTAGTGAAGGAAGGCAAGATGTGCAGGCTCTGTTTGCTGCAGCTAGTGAAGGAAGACAAGCGGCTGGGGATTGTGGACATGCTTTGGAAATCACCACATCGTCCTTGGTTACGGAAAAAGAACCTCTTGTTGCAGCTAGTGAAGGAAGCCAAGATGTGCAAGCTGTGCTTGTTGCAGCTCGTGAAGGAAGCCAAGATGTGCAGGCTGCGTTTGTTGCAGCTAGTGAAGGAAGCCAAGATGTGAAGGTTGTGCTTGTTGTAGCTACTGAAGGAAGTCAAGAAGCTGCTAACTCTGGAAATGGTTTGGAAGCTACAGCATTGTCTTTGGTTACTGAAAAAGCACCTCTTGATATGGCTGAATCGCACAACTGTCCTCGCTCTCCCACATCAGCGCCGTTCCCCA GCCCGACTTCTACCGTTCTGAAGGCTCCGACCTTTGAAGGTGGCGATGCAAAGCTGGTAAGAGGGAAGGTGAAGCGTCCCAGGAAGAACTACCACACTGGTACTCCTAGGACAAGTCCTAGGTTTGAACTGAAGCCTGAATGTCGGAACGGGCCTCTAGAAGAGCTGCCAGCCGAGGCACTGACCTCTGAAGGTGGCGACGCAGAGCTGGTGAGAGAGAAGATGCAACATCCTGGGAAGGATTACCATTCCGGCACTCCTGGGACAAGTCCTAGGTTTGAACCGAAGCGTGAATGTCATAACGGGCCTGTGAAAGAGCTGCCAGCCGAGGCTCTGACCTCTGAAGGTGGCAACGCAAAGCTGTTGAGAGGGAAGGTCAAGCATCCTCGGATGAACTACCATACCAGCACTCCTAGGATAAGTCCTAGGTTTGTACCGAAGCTTGAATGTCATAACAGGCCTGTGGAAGAGCTGCCAGCCAAGGCTCTGACCTCTGAAGGTGGCAATGAAGAGCTGGTGAGAGGGAAGCTGAAACATCCTAGGAAGAACTACCCTGCTGGCACTCCTAGGACAAGTCCTAGGTTTGAACCAAAGCGTGAATGTCATAACGGGTCTGTGGAAGAAATGCCAGCCAAGGTTCTGACCTCTGAAGGTGGTGATGCTGAGCTGGTGAGAGGGGAAGTGAAACTTTCTAGGAAGAACTACCATACCGGCACTCCTCGGACAAGTCCTAGGTTTGCAACAAAGCGTGGATGTCGTAACGGGTCTGTGGAAGAGCTGCCAGCTGAGGTTCTGACCTCTGATGGTGCTGATGCAGAGCTGGTTAGGGAGAAGGTGAAACATGCTAGGAAGGATTACCATACTGGCACTCCTAGGACAAGTCCTAGGTTTCAACTGAAGCGTGAACGTCACAAGGGGCCCGTGGAAGAACTGGCAGCCGATCACATGAGGTTCCGCACACTAGAAGAATTAATTGCCTCTCCTGACAATGCAGAATCTGCGAAGACCCCCTCTACCGACTCTCTGAACTAA